From one Acidibrevibacterium fodinaquatile genomic stretch:
- a CDS encoding type II toxin-antitoxin system RelE/ParE family toxin — MADYRLSPAAERDLEDIAIYTRDQWGTEQASRYIDRLTIAFEELARAPKAAPACDHIRPGYRRRSVERHMIYFRIAPYGIAVVRILHDRMDATRHV; from the coding sequence ATGGCTGATTACCGACTTTCGCCAGCCGCAGAGCGTGATTTGGAGGATATCGCAATTTACACCCGCGACCAGTGGGGAACCGAGCAGGCAAGCCGTTATATCGACAGGCTGACCATCGCCTTTGAAGAACTCGCCCGCGCGCCCAAAGCCGCGCCAGCTTGCGACCACATCCGCCCCGGGTATCGACGGCGCTCCGTTGAGCGCCATATGATTTACTTTCGTATTGCGCCCTATGGCATCGCCGTCGTTCGCATCCTGCATGACCGCATGGACGCCACGCGCCACGTGTAA
- a CDS encoding type II toxin-antitoxin system ParD family antitoxin: MGTVRKTITLTDQQDAWIKAQIDHGHYTNDSEYIRDLIRREQERSAAIDSIRQALIEGENSGEPKPFDPAAFKRKMKLSHG, translated from the coding sequence ATGGGCACTGTGCGCAAGACTATCACCTTGACCGACCAGCAGGATGCTTGGATTAAGGCGCAGATCGACCATGGCCACTACACCAATGACAGCGAATATATCCGCGACCTTATCCGTCGCGAGCAGGAACGCAGCGCCGCAATCGACAGCATCCGTCAAGCCTTGATAGAAGGCGAAAACAGCGGCGAGCCCAAACCTTTCGACCCGGCAGCCTTCAAGCGAAAAATGAAACTCTCGCATGGCTGA
- the tnpA gene encoding IS66-like element accessory protein TnpA — MLTGPARRRRWSEAEKARIVAETLVPGAVVSAIARRWQVCPQQVFGWRRAARASDVALPTKPERPAFVPIVSAAPGPMVTEAASPTPTMTAPPALPSAPAVEVTLAGAVVRVASGTDGALLTAVLRAVPASAA; from the coding sequence ATGCTGACGGGTCCGGCCCGGCGGCGGCGTTGGTCGGAGGCGGAGAAGGCTCGGATTGTCGCCGAGACGCTGGTGCCCGGTGCAGTAGTGAGCGCGATCGCCCGCCGCTGGCAGGTTTGCCCGCAGCAGGTCTTCGGTTGGCGGCGTGCGGCGCGGGCGAGTGATGTGGCGCTGCCGACGAAGCCGGAGAGGCCGGCGTTCGTGCCGATCGTCAGTGCGGCCCCGGGGCCGATGGTGACCGAGGCCGCTTCGCCGACGCCGACGATGACCGCGCCGCCCGCGCTACCCTCTGCGCCCGCCGTTGAGGTTACGCTTGCCGGGGCGGTGGTGCGGGTGGCGTCGGGCACGGACGGCGCGTTGCTGACGGCGGTGCTGCGCGCGGTGCCGGCCTCGGCGGCATGA